In Mycobacterium sp. Aquia_213, the sequence CGATTACGACCCCGGATCGCGCGGGGCGATGAGCTATCTCGACGCGAGTCGCGAACTCGCGCAGCGTGATTAATCACCATTCGTGAAGGGACGACCATGACGCAGCCGTTACGCAAGAAGGGCGGCCTCGGCCGTGGCCTGGCTTCGCTAATCCCGACGGGCCCCGCCGAGGGCGATTCGGGACCGGCGACCCTTGGCCCGCGGATGGGGGATGCGGCCGCCGATGTTTTGATCGGTGGCTCGGCGCCGGACGCCGCCGCCATGGGTGCGGTGTACCGCGAGATCGCGCCGTCCGACATCGAGCCCAACCCGCGCCAGCCGCGCCAGGTGTTCGACGACGAGGCGCTGGCCGAACTGGTGCATTCGATCCGCGAGTTCGGTCTGCTCCAGCCCATCGTGGTGCGCGCGGTCACTCCAGCACCGGGCGGTGCGCGTTACCAGATCGTGATGGGGGAGCGGCGCTGGCGGGCCGCCCAAGCGGCGAATCTGGCCACCCTGCCGGCCATCGTGCGGGAGACGACCGACGACAACCTGTTGCGCGACGCCCTCCTCGAGAACATCCACCGAGCGCAGCTGAACCCGTTGGAAGAAGCGGCGGCATACCAGCAGTTGCTCGACGAGTTCGGGGTCACCCACGACGAACTGGCCTCGCGGATCGGACGGTCGCGGCCGTTGATCACCAACATGATCCGGCTACTCAAACTGCCGATTGCCGTGCAGCGCAGAGTGGCCGCGGGCGTGCTGTCCGCGGGCCACGCCCGGGCACTGTTGTCGCTGGAGTCCGGCCCCGAGGCGCAGGAAGAGTTGGCGAGCCGGATCGTTGCGGAGGGTCTGTCGGTGCGCGCCACCGAGGAAGCCGTGACACTGGCCAATCGCGGCGACGCGGCGGCCCCCGCACCGCAGCGCCGTAAGCCGATCCAGATGCCCGGCCTGCAGGATGTCGCCGATCGGCTGTCGAATGCCTTCGATACTCGGGTGACGGTCAGCCTGGGCAAGCGCAAGGGGAGGATCGTGGTGGAGTTCGCCTCGGTCGAGGATTTACAGCGGATTATCGACACCATGACCCCGCCCAAGGCATGACCGGCTACACCATGTAATTACGTCACTGTGACAACGAGTGGGTACCGAATGCGTCTCGGCCCCCCTCGAGCGCCGAGATCCAGTGTGTATCAAGAGGTTTCGATATCCGGCCGCCGCCGCCGCCGGGCCGCGGAGCGTTTCGGTGGTCGCGTCGGCGTGGCAGGGTCAACACTGGCCCGAGAACGCCAAACTCTCCTATCCTGGAGAGGTTGAAGGTGCAGTCAGCCCGGGGACAGCCGGGCTAGCGGCAATGGGCTGCGATACGCACGAAAGCCAGGAGGCTAGTGTCTGCTCGAATCACGCCCCTGCGGCTCGAAGGCTTCGAGCAGCTTCCCAAGCACGCGCGCCGCTGTGTCTTCTGGGAGGTCGATCCCGCGACCCTCGGGGATCAGGATCACCTCGCCGATCCGGAATTCGAAAAAGAGGCGTGGCTGTCCATGGTGATGTTGGAGTGGGGTTCGTGCGGTCAGGTTGCGACTGCGATTCCCGACGAACAAAGCCCTTCCGATCCGCCTTGTCTGGGCTATGTGCTGTACGCCCCACCGGGCGCGGTCCCGCGGGCGCAACGTTTTCCCACCGCTCCGGTGTCTCCGGACGCGGTGCTGCTGACGTCGATGGGTGTCGAACTCGGGCATGCCGCCGACGACTTGCCGCACGATCTTCTGGCGCGGGTCATCGACGAATTGATGCGCCGCGGGGTCCGGGCGCTGGAGGCCTTCGGACGCACGCCGGCGGCTTCGGAATCGTTGGACCCGATGCTCGCCGCCCCCGACGTCCGGCCGGTGTTGGAGTCCCTGGGCGACTGCTCGGTGGAGCGCTGCATCATCGATGCGGAGTTCTTGAAAGACGTGGGTTTCGTTGTGGTAGCACCACATTCGTACTTC encodes:
- a CDS encoding ParB/RepB/Spo0J family partition protein; this encodes MTQPLRKKGGLGRGLASLIPTGPAEGDSGPATLGPRMGDAAADVLIGGSAPDAAAMGAVYREIAPSDIEPNPRQPRQVFDDEALAELVHSIREFGLLQPIVVRAVTPAPGGARYQIVMGERRWRAAQAANLATLPAIVRETTDDNLLRDALLENIHRAQLNPLEEAAAYQQLLDEFGVTHDELASRIGRSRPLITNMIRLLKLPIAVQRRVAAGVLSAGHARALLSLESGPEAQEELASRIVAEGLSVRATEEAVTLANRGDAAAPAPQRRKPIQMPGLQDVADRLSNAFDTRVTVSLGKRKGRIVVEFASVEDLQRIIDTMTPPKA
- a CDS encoding acetyltransferase, encoding MSARITPLRLEGFEQLPKHARRCVFWEVDPATLGDQDHLADPEFEKEAWLSMVMLEWGSCGQVATAIPDEQSPSDPPCLGYVLYAPPGAVPRAQRFPTAPVSPDAVLLTSMGVELGHAADDLPHDLLARVIDELMRRGVRALEAFGRTPAASESLDPMLAAPDVRPVLESLGDCSVERCIIDAEFLKDVGFVVVAPHSYFPRLRLELDKGLGWKAEVEAALERLLANAQLQQPVGAGSSNVLKAGNTLQNKQNG